The Daphnia magna isolate NIES linkage group LG3, ASM2063170v1.1, whole genome shotgun sequence genomic interval agcagggttttgttttactttctttgtatttattcgtttttttttttatagaaagaATGTACCCCTATCTCGGTTACAACTCAGAACTATTTCGTTATCTTAGGTCCTTGGGGAGCAGACCGTGCTGCTCTGGTTTACCTCATTCATTTAGAGAAATTGAAAACCAAAGCAGTTTATGAAAGACACTATCTTCTTTTGTGCTTAGTCTTCACAGTTTTACTTGAAATACGGTTGGCTTTCTAATGGTACTGATATCAAAgtattttttcattctttatgttcCATTTTGTAGGTCATTGTGCGAAGAAGAGTTTCAGGGATATTCCGAATATGAACGTATAGAAAAGTTTAGCCACCCTAAAGTTCTTCGTCTGTTGGACATACTCCGTATATATCGACCACCAATAACTTCAAAATTGCCTGGAAACAATGATCCAACAGAGCAAACCGATTCCACCGTATTAGTTCATGCCGACGATCTCGCTGATCAAGTTCAAAAATTGTCCACGGAAACATTACCGACCGTAGAGTTACCTGAGAATGGCCCGTCCTTTGTGCGTCGGCCAACAACTCAGTCGGGTCACGTAAGTCGTCGTAGGCGTCCTGATTTCCCTGCTCGTCACCACCGTATTCGAGAAGACGCTTATCAGCTATGTGGAATGATTTTCACTGAAAGGCGCACCACAGCCAAACTACTCTATCATCTTTTAAAGGTAAACAAAAGATGATGTTACATTGGCCTTACTCGATGAAATATCTTAATTTATTGTTGTCTAGGATGCAAGTCGATGCGACCCTCAGTTAGCGTATCTAAGCCCTCTATATACCGTTGATCGGGTCGAAGGCATGACCGTCAAGGAAATAGAAAGTGAAGATCGAAAGCAAGAAGACGTTATGAAACGTTTTCGCAGTCGCGACTGTAATATTCTCGTAGCCACGAGCGTTCTAGAGGATGGTATTGATATTCCAGCGTGCCATCTGGTTATCCGATACGATTTGCCACAAACTTACCGTGCGTATGTTCATTCAAAGGCTCGAGCGCGCGCCAAAAAATCCCATTATATTCTGATGGTCGAGAAGGAGCGCATGGATGAATTTCTGGTGAATCTCTCTCACTTCCATGCCACTGAACAAATTCTGCTAAGTAAAAGTGGCTATCACAACTCTTTGGCCGAGTTCGTCAATCACAGTGAAGATATGCTCAATAATATTGAGAAACCGTACACACCTGGTGACGCTTCAAAATCATATGCGTCTTTACAAAACGCCATTTCCATCATTAACAGGTATAGCGCACATGGGTTTGAAATGAAAACGACTGTAAATTGCAGAAagataaatatttttagatattGCGCAAAGTTGCCCAGTGATTGTTTCACGCGCCTTATTCCTGTTTGGAAAATACGAACAATAATGCGAGAATACGTTGACCCATCTGTTTGGGACAAATGGTCCGAACTATTTCAGAAAAGCGATGCAGCCGGGAAAATGCGCATGGATGTAGCGTATGTGTGCTCATTACAACTACCAATAAATTCTCCTCTGCGGCAAACTGTGTCAGGTCTTCCGATGCCATCGAAAGTTATAGCCAAACGATCCGCAGCACTAGAAGCGTGTCGGTTATTGCATCAGCTAAAAGAGCTGGACGATAACTTTTATCCCACTGGGAAGGAAAACCTTCGActggaagaggaggaggattACAACGCAGATTTGGAAGACGAAATCGTTCCCGACAATCTGCCACGTCCGGGCACTACGAAACGAAGGCAGTACTATTATAAGCAAGTGGCCGAGCCGTTTATCGATGGTATTGCACGTCCCAACCAACCCTGTTACTTATACGCGATCACCATGGTATTTGTGTTACATTAAAGTAATAGAtcattaatgaaaaaaaatttactaggTATTAAGTGAGCCTATACCTGAGGAGCAAAACACGCGTgggagaaaaatttacaaacctGAGACCTCCCTGCAGAGTTTGGGAATTTTGAATAGTAAACCGCTATCGCAAATTTGTCCGTTTCCTATTTTCACTCGGTCAGGCGAGGTGGAAGTGCAAATAGTAAAAATCGCCGATGAAGTCTATGTGACCGAGGAgcaattaaaacaaataacagaTTTTCAACGCTACATCTTCCGAAACGTGCTTTCCTTGGAAAAGGATCCAATGTTGTTAGATGTTTTTCACGCCGACTGTTCCTATCTAATCGTGCCTTTAAAGAGAAATTCGTTAGCGGAAAACGCCCCCTTAAATCTGGATTTTGCATTCATCGATTTAATTTCATCCGTTCGAGACGCGAAACCTCAGCTGGTAGCAGACGAAGAGAGAACCGGTTATGTCTTTGATCCCCGCTTGTTTGCTGATGCGGTCGTAATGAAATGGTACCGTGATCAAGAACATCCACAATGTTTCTACGTTGCTGAGATATTCTATGAACTCAACCCTCAGTCTAAATTTCCTGATAACAACTATCCAACATTCGAAAAATATTACCGCCATAAATATGGGATCCAAATACAGAATCTGAAGCAGCCGCTCTTGGACGTGGATCACACTTCAGCTAGACTAAACTTCTTAACGCCAAGGTGCGTATgaggtttttctttgttgttacCAATGTTCTATACATTTGTTTGCATATTTGTAATTCGTACACAGGTATGTGAACCGAAAAGGAGTAATGCTTCCAACTAGTTCGGAGCATACAAAAAAGACCCAAAGAGAAAGCCTGCAACAAAAGCAAATACTGGTGCCTGAATTGTGCAGTATCCATCCTTTTTCGGCCTCTCTGTGGAGACAAGCAGTTTGGTAAATGTCGTTAATTATTTAATATTCGTTTTATTAATTTCTTCTTTAGACAAAATTTCTTTACGTTTTGATAAAAACAATTCCATATCTTTTCTGGTTATTTGCGCCCATGTTTAGTTTACCGTGCATTCTTTACCGTTTGAACGGTCTCCTCCTGGCAGAACAACTCCGCTGCAAAGTAGCGATGGAAATCTCTCTGGGAAAGAGTCAGCTTGACCCTGGTTCGTAGTGATAGGTTAATTTAAGTTAGCTCGTGTTTGTAatcctttgtttgtttgtttgttttttttgttaatttgttttttgttgttgttttgtttagatTTCCGCTGGCCCGCCTTACGATTTGATTGGAAATGCAAATCCTCAGATCCCATATTACCACCAGTTCAAAAGGCAGTCAGTGCTAAAAACGTTGAAGAAATTAATCAGCCAAAAGATGAAACCGAAGTCAACAACGTACCGAAATCGCCTTCAAAGCCgcagaaaagagaaaataaggAAGCGAAAAAAAGCACAGGAGCTTCTTTATTGGATATCGGAGTATGGAACCCGGATACGATTGATGGCAACAACCAGAATGGTAATACGTTATAGCAAGTTGGATCGCTAGATGTCATAATCAGtactattttgattttgacgTACAGGAACGGGAGAAACGGTCGATGAAGACTATGACTATAGCGATCTTCAAGCAGTAGCTCTGCTGACCAATGATAATGGAGCAGATTTTGACTGGTCTAAACCGGTGGTTGATATTTCTGGACTTGAAGGATCCCTCCCTAAGTTCGGCGTGGGAACACAAGATTACGTTGGATCCTGGGATGAGCCAAAATCAAAGGAATTCTCCCAGTACCGGCCGAAGTCACCATCGGAATTGATAAGCAATTTTTCAGATGGCTCATATAATAGTGATCAAAGCATGAATGACAGTGATACGGACGATGGTtcagaggaagaagaaaacgctTGCAAAGTGAAAGAATTTGGACCCAAATTTGTCTGTAGAGGAGACACCGCAGAAGCGATCGAAGAACCCATTAACCTCAAagccaaaaaatttaaaagtccCGAGGAGGAAGAATTAGAAGAAGGTCAGATGGATGACGAAGAGCCTTACGAACAGGTCGAAGATTTGCTCAGCATCAAAAATCGATGGAACGTTGATCTTACGAACAGTGATTTGGAACGCAGATGTGAAGATTTGCTCAAATTACACAAAGCAGTGATTGTTGATGAATCCGTCGTGCCAGTGGACAAAGAGATTCCTATTATATCGCCTTTCCATGGTCGGGTAGTAGACCATCCAGACAATTTGGCGGAAGTTCCCGGAAATGTGAAAAGCTTTTCCGATATCTCTGGCACAACAACAGGAAAATCAAATCGTCGACTGGCATCTGAGAGCCCACATATGCTAGAGCTTACTCGCCTGTTGCTAGAACAGTGTACCAGTGAGATTCATGACGAATGCGATCCATCTTCTGATCCATCCGCTCAACTCCCCCACATAGTCCATccactaaaaaaagaagaacctGTATTAGCAGCGGTAGAAATGTCAGTTCCTGGTTTGGATTTCCCCTTCAGTTTTGACGAACAACAGGGTTTAGAAAGCCATCCGGGACCATCGCCGAGCGTGATTCTGCAGGCATTTACAATGTCTAGTGCCAATGATGGCATTAATTTAGAACGACTTGAAACGATTGGCGATTCGTTCTTAAAGTACtctatcacaacttatttgtACTGCAAATATAGCAGTATTCACGAGGGTGAACTCAGCCATCTGCGTTCGCGTCAGGTTTCCAATCTCCATCTTTATCAGTTGGgcaagaaaaaactgtttgGTGGATGCATGGTGGCAACGAAATTCAATCCGCACGAGAATTGGTTGCCACCCGGATATGTAATCCCAGATGCCTTGGAAGAAGCACTAATTTCCTCTGGAATCCCATTGAATTATTGGAATGTCGTGGATCttcaggtattttttttttttacgtattcaaaaaaattcatttgacTTTACTGTCACTTTGTTACTCGTGAAAAAGGAATTGATTCTGTAAATTGCATTCTAGGGAATGGAGTATATGTCAAGCGAACAAGTGAAAGCCTTGGTTCAAGAGAAATCGGAGCAAATCATGTTGCGATTTGGTGGCAAAATTCCGTCAGTCGAGGAGATGGTAGTCGAAGGAAATATCTACCATGCCCAAGACTTACCTCGTTTCGTTCCTTATAACCTGCTAACGCAACATAGCATACCCGATAAAAGTATTGCCGATTGTGTAGAGGCGCTCATTGGAGCCTACCTTAGAGCTTGTGGTCCAAGAGGGGCCCTGCTTTTCATGTCCTGGCTGGGATTGAAGGTGCTTCCTGTCCTTGACGAAGATGCTTATGGCTACTGGACTCCACCTGTCTCACCTTTGGTTGATCAGCCATTACATGTTCATgtgatgcttgatcacatgCTAGCGGGATTTGATtcgtttgaagaaaaaatctgCTACAAGTTTAACGACCGCTCCTACCTGCTGCAGGCCTTCAGTCACGCCTCCTACTATCTCAACAGATTGACCGATTGCTATCAAAGACTCGAATTCCTCGGTGATGCCGTCTTAGGTAAacgttttttaaatcaaatgtCTTGGTATTTATTAAATGGGTTTTTTGCTGATGTATCAATAGATTACCTTATAACGCGGTATTTGTACGAAAACCTACCACGTCATCCGCCTGGCGCCCTAACTGATTTGCGCTCGGCATTGGTGAATAACACGACGTTTGCTGTTTTGGCGGAGCGATTTGAATTCCATCGTTATTTCAAGCACCTGTCTCCTACTCTCAATCAAATTCTGGACAAATTCGTCAAAGCTCAAGAGGAAAATGGGCATTCCATCAATGAAGAGGTATTAATTTCTAAAGTTCTTTCAATTACCCACTAGATAACATCGTATTGCTGTTTTACAGTATTATATGATTGAAGCTGAAGATGTGGAAGTGCCTAAAGTTCTTGGCGATGTATTTGAATCAGTAGCAGGGGCAATATACCTCGATTCGCACATGTCCCTCAATGCTGTTTGGAGAGTGTACTACAATatgatgaaaaaagaaattggtaTTTGTATTTTGGATCATTAGAGAAAATGGTTTCTCATCgtgggtttttgtttttatttgtagaCGAGTTCAGTATAAATGTTCCGAAGTCACCCATCAGAGAGTTGCTGGAACTAGAAACCGATCGAGTTAAATTTGGGTAAGAATTGATGAGCAGCTTGACCTTTCTCTTTGCTCCGAGTTCTTTTATATCCACTAACATGTTCACAATTGGATATTACAGGAAAGCTGAACGTCTCCCTGACGGCCGTCTAAGAGTTACCGTTGACGTCATCGGGAAAGGAACTTTCAAAGGAATAGGTCGGAATTATCGTATAGCAAAGTGCACGGCAGCCAAGTATGCTTTACGAACTTTGGAAAAGCGTAAAATGCTGACGAAACGCGGCGAACAGTGAACCCATGAATGCGCGTCGCCTTTGCGTGACGTGTTAAATCAAAAATGTCTCAAACTTCAAAACAGCATAATTTCTTTGGTGCATTTGGCAGTTGACGTTGACCCATACCGACTGTCAGAACATTAAAGAAGTATGGTGTTTACTTATAGTAAGACATGTGATTAGCTAATACACATGTCAAATCGTACGTTATGGTGTCTTACGACTTTACCATTTTCATTGCGGAACTAACACACAGTCTTAGAGAGACTTCTTTAAGTATTGATGAATGTAAAATCTTTTTGAATTAATAGCTTTAATTGAGAATCGTTGTAACAACGTGGCCTTAAAAATCTGCGGGAATTTTTTTGATATGCgatgccgttttttttttatttgttttgcgATTTCTCATTGCAAATGGGAGCCTCCGGCATACACAGACTTTTGAACACCCTTATTAAGAAATCGATGTGGAGTATATTAGCTGTTTACGCTAATGGCTTAACTATTCGCTATAACTACTCGCAATAGTTAAAACAATTAACTGTTTACTGGTCAATTTCAATAATCCTGTGTATAGTCTCaccaattaaaataattgattGTTGGAGAATCAGCAGTCAGCTGGTTCTCGGTGACTGCAGCCTCTGGTTGGAAAATCTGTAAACTTGACTATAGATGGGCCCAGAAAttggatcttttttttttttttttttaccaggaAGCCAAGTGTTTGGCCAAGTGATTGCTATAACTGGACGTTTTCAACGTTGACGTTCCGACTCTCGTCAAATATGGTAGAATGTTAACAGCTCCACTGAGCCACAAAACCTTTGCCTCGGCAACGAATTACATTTTAGCGATTTCACATCCCAGTAAATATTTGAACTTGCATCGTATTATCTGTCAATAGAGATATTAGTTTAAATGATTTTCGcaaaaattttagatttttgaAATAGAATAAATTATTAGTTAACTGGAAATGAAAGTTGATAGGGTGTCAATGTTTTTACGTCGACGCACAGTTTAACGAACCGGAGCCGTCCACGTGAAGTTTGTCAGAACAAGTCACCGCCTTGTGCATAGTGATGTGTCACCAGAAAGTAAAAGTACAGCAACTGCTTCATGCCTCGCGGTGAGGACAATCGCTCACAAGTGAAAGTAGTGTTAGCCACACTCCGTCACTTGCACATCAGTAATGAAAAATGACTCATCGTTTACATCAAAGTAAAATGTGTGTACACATACTGAACGCATTTGTACTGTAATGGCAGTGTCAGCTCTTTAACGTGCTGTATTGCGCGTCAGAATCATAAATGCACGGCGTCCGAAATCTTACAAGTGTTATTCGATGGAAATATTTGTTCCATCTACGACACGAATTAACTGGATTGCcgcaactttttctttttaacataAAGCAGGATATCCTCGGCCTTCTTTTCTGAGAGCGCGCCTCAAGAACTTTGATCCATACTCCACCAATCGTATAGTATATACTTCACTCAATGCATTTGACCTCCTTAGAGATACTACCAAAAGATCGAGCGAATATGAAAGATTGCGAAACTTTGGGACCCCCAACAAGTCGTTCAACACAGGATTTTCATTAGTATATCCACAATAAAGGCTAAGTTTTCAAAGATCTAGCTTAAGATCCAAAATTATTCTTGACAAGTTTCTCGGCATCTATTACTTttcacagttttttttctaatgtgAACTACGTTTAAGgctgtatttattttatttcgatGAAAAAGGTTGTCGATAAGTAATTGGTATTTCTTAGTTAATTTCTCACGTCTCCCGTGTTAGAAAATAAACTATTCGCTGCTTCCCTTGAACCGCCGTTTTAACCACTACGACAAAAagcgaatgaaaaaaaatttcacggGGAATTGAACTCCATTTCACCGCGAGCTGACggattgatttttaaataagaCCGTTggcataaatatatatttgtgAATATCTGAGGGCACTGTAAATATAGAGGCAATGCAAATACGATTGCATTTGTTTTAATATAGGAATTAGAAGATGTGTAAGAAAATTTTACCGTAAACACGTTAAACTGGATTATGCGAATCTCCTAATCGTTCTAAGTAGCTCATTCAGCAGCATGCTATCAAACCCTATTTTTACAATGCGAGTCTTGAAAAGCACCTCGATAAAAAGCGCAAATGAGTACCGTAGAGAAAATGGGATCTCTTGCGATACAGCGGGTTAACCTTCATTCACGTGAAACATCAGGCAATGCCctcatgttttttttggttgaacgTCTTGGCAGGCAAGTCTGCGCATAAGTGTGTCATTCATCATTTCTCAGCATCTGCTACTTGCTTTCGATTCGTTACGATTTAACGGCCACACGGCTGCGAGCAGTAGAGTatctataaaacaaatttctttCGCACATATTTTACGGTAGGTTGCGCGTTGAGAAAAGATCACGTTCGACATTGGTTTCAGTACTTGTGACGCAGGtatggaatttaaaaaaaacaaacttccATTCATTgcaaagagaaagagagaactTTCGTGCGCTGTTGAAAGGTCTGACGCAAATCACGTTCGACGGAGTATGGAACGCTTGTACGCACGGTCGATAAGCAATTCTTCTAACGGCATATAGTAGTTGAATCGCCTGTACGTGATTTTTCACTACGAATAATCAAGCGTAGTAGGCTGTATAATCTGGTATGGAAAACGATGTCTTGAATTGATGTGGCGATgtaatgaaattgaaaaataaatcataattACACGCCTGCCACGCCTGACGTAATTGTGTGGAATGCTGGTGCGCAGCCAGTCGAGACAGACACTTCCGTCCAGGCGACCACTCGGTCAAGGGTATTTGATGTTGAGGATTTCGATTTTGGCCGGGTACGCAGACAAAAATAGATCGCTTATGTTGTTGAACTCTTGGGCGATTAGAGAAGGGAAGGAGGCATCGCGAGTGTTTACGTCTCGTTCAAAGGTCTTTTAACGTGGCGAGTCTGCAGTTGGCCAggcatttatttattctttattttgatttattaagtttttttcaacattttttcttttgcttactcagtttgattttgattttttttgttcttgtttttctcgACACAACCGTTCAAGACGCCCTCAGGATCAGACTTGAGGGCGACATTCCGCCAATATGAATTCGACTGGAACCGTCCTGGTAGCAAATTATCAATGAAGGACACGACCTGAACGTGCTGTGTCGATAAGTCCAGTAGAGTAAGCGAGTAACATCAACAAAAGAATCGCATTCAGCATAAATACTATCGACCGTGACGTGGGTATCATTAATTTGTTGTGTCTCGCGCCGATTTTGAGGCGGAGAGGGGAAGGAGCAATTGGAGAAACCTTCGAAATTGATCCCTCGTAACGAGTAAACGACTCTTCGGTTTGTATTTTATACCAGCGGACGTGGAAGCACTCTAATTCAAAACATTTGCTGCCCAATTCTGATCTTTGATTTATTGATTTGATGGTTCTGAAGAAATCGATAAAAACCATCGATGCACGCGAAACTGATATGTTTGTGCGCAGTCACAGCAGTCAAATTACCGCTTTAATCGGCTTCAGCGAGACACCAATTGATCGCTTAAATATTGGAGGCCATAAATGTGATTTACGTCCCTATAAAATTGACAAGCTCGTGTTCCCAAAAACGATCCGTTCTTGTCTAGACGGATCGACCATTTAATCCAAAATCCGATTCTGCTACGTGAATATTTTTAGTTCTCTAAACAAGGCACCTTTAATTTGTTGCAATCAGTCCCTCTCTGATGGTAAATGGAGCGGCTCGTCGACTGGCGAGCGGTTTCAGTTAAACAAGCCGAATGTGGAAAAGGGACTTATGCtagctaaataataaaagactaCAAAAATGACTAGGGACAAAATATATTGACACTTACGCGGAAGTGGCCAGGCATACGCCGCAACCCTTCCTTAGGTTTCGATCTCACACACGTGAAACGAGATGACGTTCAGCTACACGTCAGTACACACAACTAACTACTACACACCCTTGAGAGACAATCCTTTTGGGCCGCTTGCGCCCTCTAGTGAGGCTACGCCAGGGCCTCGGGGTACAAACAGGGAACTGAGAGGAATGGGTAAGGGGATAAATGGGCCGTCTGCTACAAATTATAGGCTTCTCCTTTGTATAAATAGCGGAGGATTCTATATTTGGGCAGCATTGGCCACCTTCTTTCGTTTGTTTATTCATACCTTGTAGAGgctatttttacttttaagatttccttttttacgtCCGTCGTACGTTGTACTTTTTCGAACTTGCCTTGCAGTCTGGTTTGAGTGTATATTCAAGTTGAGATAAGATCGAAACCCAAATCCCGAATGACGCATTTCCTCGAACATCGACTACTTCATGGGACACTAGGTGTcagtcttttttgttttgttttgttttttcgtgtGCATCCCGCAGTGACGTGGCGaccaaacaaatttttcgaCACGATAGCCGTTTCTTATACAAACCGCGAACGAGGCTAACAGTGTGGTGCTTATGCATGGCTGCGTGACCGTTTATTTATCATTCACGCATTAAATCACGCGAGTGTCACGTGCCCTGGCCACCGCACAAAACGTCAAAccgtaaaagaaaacaaaactcgCTCGATAAACAAGCCAGTTTGAGCTCGTTATGAGCGCAAGAAACGAAATATTGTGCCATGTACTGGAACGATAGATCATTAAATCAAACCAAAATTAATCGACTGGGTTGTTATTCGCAGGCTTTATATTGCTCAAGGTTATGTTCGTCATTATTATTCTGTCAATAGTTCGACGTTATCCTGTGGGAATCTAAGAAGAAGGGGTAATCTAAGAATTGCAAAGGGGAGTTCGTAAAAATCTTATGACTTGGCCAAGCAATCCCTAACGTCCTAGctcgaaaatcaaaatataagGTTAAATGTTAAGATAACTCGCTCAGACGATCCCTGTCAAAATGTATCGTCTACCAAGAATGAAATATTATTTGCGCATGCAGTTTTATATGGAATATATCAGAATTCTCCGAGGGAATATCAAAGGCCACTAGAAAAGGCTTAAATATTAAGCCTATACTTGATCATGCTCCCCTATACAGGCAATAATGCTCCAGTGAGGCTGAAGGATCATTTTGGCTTAATGACTAAGACGGGCGAAGATATTCAATAGTTTTCGCTGACCGCGCTTTTATGGACTGACAGTGTTATATCGTGCGTGTTTggcaaaataataataataataataattaaaatgaGTAAATAACAAAAAGCAAACCTTGAGCCTGCTAGGGATTAAATGCATTTCGGCCTTGTGCAGCAAAGATATCAGTAGGGGGTGCGTAAAAGGACAGTGGCATTAGTTATTACTATAAAACGGAATGGAACATCGATCAGGATAGATCAGTTGATCACGTAGCATCGACCGAGATTCATCCCCATGCCATCTTCATTTACCTTGGTCGTTTTTTACGCTGTCTTGTCTTCCATTTGTaagtcatttttattttattgtatcgcatttttttcttaaattcatGTTTGAGCATGGGCTAGTGCAATGCTGCACGCACAACAGTCGActgagagggaaaaagaagaatcatgTGTTAATAGTGTTGTTTGCCTCCTGGTTGATTGTGCTAAATTAAGGGTTAGGGGGGCGGACATGTTGaaatttcattgttttggtCGTCTTATTATAATTTACATTCTCTAGACGGAGCATCTCTTACACTAAGGGACCCCTCCGATGAAACAAGCGGTGCTAGTAACAAGTGCGAAATGAGCCGGCGTCCCTATACTATGGTGGACTTTGCTAGCGGGCAATGCGACGCTTATATTAGATGTGAAGGTGGTCAGATGAGCTTCGAGCTGTGCGAGGACGGCCTTGTGTATGGAGGTTAGTCAGCAATTTGATCTTCTTAGAGTGTAAGGTTTTCTACATTATATTTCGCTTTCGCAATCCGCCTATTTTCTAACTTCAATtatgaaacaaaatgttgcAACAGACCCATTTTAAAACAGGCTTTGATTCTAATTCGATGATTTTTTGAACAtgaatttaaacaaacaaacaaaaaagatctCTGTGATATGCCCCAGCGAGTTAACTGTGCCGGACGTGAGCGTCTGCAACCGCCAAAAGGTTCGGGCAACTGTCCTCGTCTTAACGGGCTCTATCCTCACACCGAATTTTGCGACCAATACTACTACTGCCGTATGGGTATCCCTCTACTCATCACCTGTCCTGCTGGTCTAGTCTACGACACCAAGGTAATCACTACTCGccatattttattcattcgaATCTTGTATCTTTAATTCCATGTCGTGAGTTGCAGATGGGAGTGTGTGAATTCCCCGATGAAGCTCAACGTCCAGGATGCATGCCAGAAGAAGTTTTAGGTTTCACCTGCCCGCCAATTACCAATGCTACGCAGCTGACGTTCGGCGATCACTTACGCTTTCCCAAACCAGATGATTGCCGctattttttcaaatgtctGAAGAACGGCTATCCTCGTCTGGGCGGATGCGAACACGGCAACGTCTTCAATCCGGTTAATGGGTTTTGCGATAGCCCTCAGAACGTCAGAGGTTGCGAAAAATATTACAGCGAAGACGACTGATGGTGAATAAAATTGTActgcagaaaaaaaacaaaaaaacaagcatTTCATCTCGTTACCTATACATCTCGTCTGTAGTTATATGTAAATCatgtttttcctcttttgtagccgattgtttttttaactgtaGCTAGTTGACCAAATCGTTATTTTTAAACCGCTTCTTTGAGTTCTGAATTGATGGTTTGACTTCAATATATCCATCATCTTTCTATAATCGCTTAACGaatgtatttgtttttattgttttggaGAGAAGATGTAAATCATGGGTATATACATCAACATTCCAAGCGTTCATTATTGACATTCAAAAATAAAGCTGATGGTTCTTTGCTGACCGTGCAAAAATGGCACCTTATAATAAGTTTGTTTGGATTCAAGTGAAATTCGGATGATTTAGAAACTAGTGCCAGTTCCGAGTTATTGGGCAGATGATTTATTACATGTGGACACGACGTTCAAGTGACCCTTTCGCCCCAAGATAATAAGTAATTCAACAATcgcgaataaaaaataaataataaactaTATATGATTACGcagctgttttcttttttttgttttgcgtgTTTTCCTTCCTCTCCAAACTAATAAATGCAATACCCCAGCTTTCCATAAGTCTCTAGAaggttccctttttttaaattttttttattta includes:
- the LOC123470748 gene encoding endoribonuclease Dcr-1-like isoform X2 yields the protein MESKTTLKKFPIPALNLLIYLKSISKSFKILKECTPISVTTQNYFVILGPWGADRAALVYLIHLEKLKTKAVYERHYLLLCLVFTVLLEIRSLCEEEFQGYSEYERIEKFSHPKVLRLLDILRIYRPPITSKLPGNNDPTEQTDSTVLVHADDLADQVQKLSTETLPTVELPENGPSFVRRPTTQSGHVSRRRRPDFPARHHRIREDAYQLCGMIFTERRTTAKLLYHLLKDASRCDPQLAYLSPLYTVDRVEGMTVKEIESEDRKQEDVMKRFRSRDCNILVATSVLEDGIDIPACHLVIRYDLPQTYRAYVHSKARARAKKSHYILMVEKERMDEFLVNLSHFHATEQILLSKSGYHNSLAEFVNHSEDMLNNIEKPYTPGDASKSYASLQNAISIINRYCAKLPSDCFTRLIPVWKIRTIMREYVDPSVWDKWSELFQKSDAAGKMRMDVAYVCSLQLPINSPLRQTVSGLPMPSKVIAKRSAALEACRLLHQLKELDDNFYPTGKENLRLEEEEDYNADLEDEIVPDNLPRPGTTKRRQYYYKQVAEPFIDGIARPNQPCYLYAITMVLSEPIPEEQNTRGRKIYKPETSLQSLGILNSKPLSQICPFPIFTRSGEVEVQIVKIADEVYVTEEQLKQITDFQRYIFRNVLSLEKDPMLLDVFHADCSYLIVPLKRNSLAENAPLNLDFAFIDLISSVRDAKPQLVADEERTGYVFDPRLFADAVVMKWYRDQEHPQCFYVAEIFYELNPQSKFPDNNYPTFEKYYRHKYGIQIQNLKQPLLDVDHTSARLNFLTPRYVNRKGVMLPTSSEHTKKTQRESLQQKQILVPELCSIHPFSASLWRQAVCLPCILYRLNGLLLAEQLRCKVAMEISLGKSQLDPDFRWPALRFDWKCKSSDPILPPVQKAVSAKNVEEINQPKDETEVNNVPKSPSKPQKRENKEAKKSTGASLLDIGVWNPDTIDGNNQNGTGETVDEDYDYSDLQAVALLTNDNGADFDWSKPVVDISGLEGSLPKFGVGTQDYVGSWDEPKSKEFSQYRPKSPSELISNFSDGSYNSDQSMNDSDTDDGSEEEENACKVKEFGPKFVCRGDTAEAIEEPINLKAKKFKSPEEEELEEGQMDDEEPYEQVEDLLSIKNRWNVDLTNSDLERRCEDLLKLHKAVIVDESVVPVDKEIPIISPFHGRVVDHPDNLAEVPGNVKSFSDISGTTTGKSNRRLASESPHMLELTRLLLEQCTSEIHDECDPSSDPSAQLPHIVHPLKKEEPVLAAVEMSVPGLDFPFSFDEQQGLESHPGPSPSVILQAFTMSSANDGINLERLETIGDSFLKYSITTYLYCKYSSIHEGELSHLRSRQVSNLHLYQLGKKKLFGGCMVATKFNPHENWLPPGYVIPDALEEALISSGIPLNYWNVVDLQGMEYMSSEQVKALVQEKSEQIMLRFGGKIPSVEEMVVEGNIYHAQDLPRFVPYNLLTQHSIPDKSIADCVEALIGAYLRACGPRGALLFMSWLGLKVLPVLDEDAYGYWTPPVSPLVDQPLHVHVMLDHMLAGFDSFEEKICYKFNDRSYLLQAFSHASYYLNRLTDCYQRLEFLGDAVLDYLITRYLYENLPRHPPGALTDLRSALVNNTTFAVLAERFEFHRYFKHLSPTLNQILDKFVKAQEENGHSINEEYYMIEAEDVEVPKVLGDVFESVAGAIYLDSHMSLNAVWRVYYNMMKKEIDEFSINVPKSPIRELLELETDRVKFGKAERLPDGRLRVTVDVIGKGTFKGIGRNYRIAKCTAAKYALRTLEKRKMLTKRGEQ